The nucleotide sequence CTCCTTGGCGTGTCGGGTCCACGAAAAATGCCGATGTCGTTTCGTGGACAACAGATGAAACCAGTATTCTTCTTCAAAAATACCCGCGTATTTTTGAAGGGGCGGTCCGTTACGTGTCGCGGCTGCGGGCCGGACGGCAGCCGTGGCTGAAGTCGGGATCGTAGAGTTTCGAGGCCGTGGTGCTGCCCTGGCCGGGCAGGACGAGGAACACGGTCTGGCGGTCGACGCCCGCGGCGCGCACGGTCTCGGCCAGTTCGCCGACGGTGGTCCAGAGGCGTTTTTCGCCGGGCCAGCCCAGACGATGGGCCAGGGCCACCGGGGTTTCGGGCGGATAGCCGCCGGCGAGGAGATTTTCGGCCACGCCTTCGGGGTCGCCGGCCGAGAGGTAGACGGCCATGGCGGACTGGTGGCGGGCCAGATCGGCCAGGGATTCTCCTGGCGGCATGGGCGTGCGGCCGGCCAGCCGGGTGAGGATCAGCGTCTGGGTGACTTCCGGGGCGGTAAACGAGGCGGCAAAGGCGGCGGCGGCGGCCGAGGCCGAGGTGACGCCCGGGATGACGGCGTAGGGGATGTTCTCGGCGGCCAGCAGCGCCATCTGTTCGGCGATGGCTCCGTAGAGGGCGGGATCGCCGGTGTGGACGCGGGCGGCCAAGCCGCCGGCGGCGACGCAGTCGCGCAGGAGCGCATGGGTTTCGTCCAGGGCCAGGGGGGCGGAATCGACGACCTTCGCTCCGGGCCGGGCCAGGGCGACGATGGCCGGCGAGACCAGGGAGCCGGCGTAGAGCACGAGGTCGGCGGCGGCGATGACGCGGCTGGCCTTGACGGTGAGCAGCTCCGGGTCGCCGGGGCCGGCCCCGATGAAATAGACGCGGGGATCGGACGGGTCAGCCATGGGCGGCCTCCTTGGCGGCGGCGATGATAAAAACGGGATTGTCGGCGGCCAGCCGCAGATCCTGGGCGATGGGCATGGCCCGGGCGGCCTGGAGCTGGGTGACGGCGGTTTCCAGGCCATGGGCAGCCAGGACGTCCAGGGCGCTCGTCAGGGACCCCAGCAGCACGGCGTTGACGACCAGCCGTCCGCCCGGGGCCAGCCGGCGGCACAGCTCGGGGAGCAGGCCCGGGTTGCCGGACAGGCCGCCACCGACAAAGACGCGGTCCGGGTCGGGAAGCGCCTCCAGACCTTCGGGCGCGGCGGCCAGGACCGGGCACACGGTGAGCGCGCCGGTGCGCTGGATGTTGGCGACAAGATGGGCGTGGCGGGCCGGGTCGCGCTCCACGGCAAAGACCGGTCCGGGGGCGCATAACAGCGACGCTTCCAGGGCCACGGCCCCGGTTCCGGCCCCGATGTCCCAGACCATCTGGCCGGGCCGGGCGGCCAGGGCGGCCAGGGAAACGGCCCGGGCCGGGGCCTTGGTGAACACGGCGTCGTCGCGGGAAAGCGCGTCGTCGCCCAGGCCGAGGTGCAGCGGCACGGTAGGCGGGGCCGTGCGCTCAATAAGCGCCAGGGACAGGGACGTGGTTTCGGCCGAGGCGGCCTCGGGCAGCGGCAGCCGGCGGAGGCGTTCGTCGGGCAGGCCGAGGTTTTCGCAGATGGTCATGGTGAAGGCGTCGCCGCCGCGATGGAGCAGGGCTGCCGCGATGGCGGCCGGGCTGTTGGCCGCGTCGGTGTAGACGGCGGCCGCGCCGTGGCGGGCCAGGGCGGCGAACAAGGGTGTGGCGTCGCTGCGGCCATGCAGCGACACCACGGGCAGATTGTCCCAGGGCCGGCCGAGGCGGGAGCAGGCCACGGCCACGGTGGTGACGTTGGGGTAAAAGCGCAAGGCCTGGGGACCGAAACGGGCCAGCAGCGTCTTGCCGATGCCGAAATAGAGGCCGTCGCCGTCGGCCAGCACGGCCACGTTTTCACCGGCCTGCCGGGCGTCGGCCAGGGCGTCGCACACGGCGGTCAGCGGCCCGGCGATGGGAAGGCGGCGGCCGGGATGGTCGGGAAAGGCGGCCAACAGCCGGCGGCCGCCGACCAGCACCTCGGCCGCGTCCAGGGCGGCGGCGGCTTCGGGGGGCAGGGTCGGACGGCCGATGCCGCAACCCAGGACATGGATGGGGGGAAGGGATGCCTGCGTCATGGGCAAAACGTCTACCCGGCCGGCGCGGCGCGGTCAAAAGGGGCTTGCCCTTTGGGCCGGTCTCGGTCACAGACTGGTTTATCCATATCCGGGAGGGAACCATGGACGTAAGACAGACAGGGGTACGGTTTACCGGCGGGGCGCTGTGGGCCTTTGGCTACGCCTTTTTATTCCTCATCTTGTTCCTGCTCGTGATTCCCGGGGCCTGGGGGGCCGTGCCGTTTGCCATCTGGTGGACGTCGCATCTGGCTTTCGAGGACGGTGGCCGGGCGGAATTCACCGGTCGGGCCAAGGATGTCTGGGTGCTGTTCGCGGTGTTGGCGATTTTGACCTATCTGCCGAGCCTGGCCACCCTGGGCCTGCCCAAGGACAGCGGCAAAACCCAGCTCATCCAGGTGCTCATGGGATTGGCGCTTTTCCCTCTGGACGCGGCCGTGAAGCTTCCGGTCTACCGCTGGTTTATTGAAAACATCCGCCTGGAACCGGGCGGTTCGGCCCGTTTCACCGGAACCTACGGCCCGTACCTGGGCTGGGCGGCGCTGGTTGCCGTGTCGGTGCTGAGCATCATCGGCTGGGCCTGGGCCATGACCGGCATGATGCGCTGGTTTTGCCGCCACATCGAAGCCGACGCCTTTTCCGTGGAATTTCACGGCAAAGGGCTGGCCCTGTTGTGGCGCGGTTTTGTCTGGACCATCGGCATGGTCTTTATCATCCCCATCCCTTGGGTGTTGCGCTCCATGTTCGGCTGGTGGGCCGACAATCTCATCATCGTTCGTCGGTAATTCCGCTTCCGCGCATCGCTGCCGAACCGGGCAACCCCTGGCGGGGTTTCCAAAGGGGGTCACCCCCTTTGGCCGCCGGAAGCAACGGTGTTCTGAGTCAACCGATAATCAGGGATCTACGCCGCGTGTGCGTACTGTCCCCACGGTTGCCCGGATCGCACCATTGCATTCAAAATCGTTATCAACTTTCGCATCGAAGCAACTGCGGCGACTTTATGTGGTTTGCCGGCTTCCTTGAGGCGATTGTAAAAATCACGTATGACGGGATTGTATTTTTTAGCTGACAAGACAGCCATATATAATACAGATCGAACATCACTTCGACCTCCCCATACACGACGTTTTCCTCGACGCTTTCCGCTGTCACAATTCAAAGGGGCAACCCCAACAAGAGCAGCGATCTCCCGACGATTCAACGTTCCAAGCTCAGGCAGATTGGAAAGGAGCGACCTTGATAGGACATCTCCGACTCCAGGGACGCTCCGGAGCAAATTGTCTCGCTCACGCCAAATCGGACTCGCTCGTACTACTGTGCCAAGATGCGTGTCGATCTCAGACAATCGTTCCTCAAGCCAGTCAATATTCTTCTCTATATCTGCTCTTACCGAGCCATAAGCACGAGTAAAACGATTTTTTTCCATGACAAGCATTCGAATGAGTTGGTTGCGCCTGGACATTAGCGAACTCATTTCTTGCGCTTGCTCGTCCTTCAGAGGGCGTACTTCAGGCTCCATCTGCTTGCCAAAAAGAGCAAGAATCTCAGCGTCAATCTTGTCTGTTTTAGCCAGCCGTCCTTTAGCTCGCGCAAAATCCCGAGCCTGGCGGGGATTGATGACTACAACGGGGAATTTCTTGAGACTCAATGCCGTGGCAACAGGAATTTGAAGGCCGCCAGTCGCCTCGATGATAATAAGCTTTGGACGAAATTTTGAAAATTTCCTGCAGATAGCTTTTATACCATCGGGGTCGTTAACAAATTGAAAGTCATTTCCGTCAGGAAGCGTGTGGACAGCAAGAGTTTCCTTAGAGACATCAATTCCGATGAAACAGTCAGCAGCCATGTACATTCCTCCAGTACCCAGCCTTGTGATACGGGCTCTTAGCCCAAGCAACGGTTCGGGCTTCATGGAAGAAGGGGACGACGATCATGGCTCCGGCTCGAGCTTAAAACTCAAGGCAATTTCGACCTATCGTCCCCTTGACCCCATCAAGCTAACCTCGATGGGGAAACATACAAGGCATCCTTTTCTTCTCAGTAACTTACTTCAGCCCCGTCCACACCTGCAGCGCGCCCAGCCCGAACAGTCCCCAGGCCGGCCAGACGCCGTTGTCTCCAAGGGTCAGGGCGGCCAGGAAGCCGGCGGCCATGAGTGTTCCGCCTACGGCCAGGGGGCGCAGGCCCAGGCGCAGGCGGTCGGTGACAAATTCGAGGGTTTCCGGGGAGACCTTGACCCGCAGGTTGGATTCGCTGAGGTCGGTGAGCACGGTCTTGGCCCGGCGCAGGGTCAGCGGCAGGTTTTGGAGTTCGCCGCGAAGGGTGGGGAAGAGTCCGGCCTCGGCTCCCAGCGCCCGGGTGAGGTTGTGGCGCAGACGCGGCAGGATGTCCTTGACGCCGTTGAAGTTGTCGATGGCCGTGACGCCCAGGCCCTCGATGAGGGCGCTGGCGCGCATGACGTAGACGATGTCCTGGGGCACCTTGAAGGGCAGGTCCTTCATGGAGTCCAGGACGGAGAAGGCCAGGGCCTGCATGGAGGCGGCGGACAGGCTGGCGTCGCCGAAGATGTCGAACATGCGTTCGGCGAATTCCATCATTTCGGAGGGATCGGCTCCGGCGGCGACGATGCCCAGGCGTTTGCAGGCGGCGATGAAGGTTTCGTAGTCGCGGTCGTGGGCGGATTTGGCGACTTCGATCATGGCCACCCGGGTGTCGGCGGGCAGGCGTTTGACCATGCCGAAGTCGAGCAGGGTCAGTTCGCCGCCGGGCCGCACGAGGATGTTGCCGGG is from Solidesulfovibrio magneticus RS-1 and encodes:
- the cobM gene encoding precorrin-4 C(11)-methyltransferase, which codes for MADPSDPRVYFIGAGPGDPELLTVKASRVIAAADLVLYAGSLVSPAIVALARPGAKVVDSAPLALDETHALLRDCVAAGGLAARVHTGDPALYGAIAEQMALLAAENIPYAVIPGVTSASAAAAAFAASFTAPEVTQTLILTRLAGRTPMPPGESLADLARHQSAMAVYLSAGDPEGVAENLLAGGYPPETPVALAHRLGWPGEKRLWTTVGELAETVRAAGVDRQTVFLVLPGQGSTTASKLYDPDFSHGCRPARSRDT
- a CDS encoding bifunctional cobalt-precorrin-7 (C(5))-methyltransferase/cobalt-precorrin-6B (C(15))-methyltransferase; translated protein: MTQASLPPIHVLGCGIGRPTLPPEAAAALDAAEVLVGGRRLLAAFPDHPGRRLPIAGPLTAVCDALADARQAGENVAVLADGDGLYFGIGKTLLARFGPQALRFYPNVTTVAVACSRLGRPWDNLPVVSLHGRSDATPLFAALARHGAAAVYTDAANSPAAIAAALLHRGGDAFTMTICENLGLPDERLRRLPLPEAASAETTSLSLALIERTAPPTVPLHLGLGDDALSRDDAVFTKAPARAVSLAALAARPGQMVWDIGAGTGAVALEASLLCAPGPVFAVERDPARHAHLVANIQRTGALTVCPVLAAAPEGLEALPDPDRVFVGGGLSGNPGLLPELCRRLAPGGRLVVNAVLLGSLTSALDVLAAHGLETAVTQLQAARAMPIAQDLRLAADNPVFIIAAAKEAAHG
- a CDS encoding IS110 family transposase, with translation MAADCFIGIDVSKETLAVHTLPDGNDFQFVNDPDGIKAICRKFSKFRPKLIIIEATGGLQIPVATALSLKKFPVVVINPRQARDFARAKGRLAKTDKIDAEILALFGKQMEPEVRPLKDEQAQEMSSLMSRRNQLIRMLVMEKNRFTRAYGSVRADIEKNIDWLEERLSEIDTHLGTVVRASPIWRERDNLLRSVPGVGDVLSRSLLSNLPELGTLNRREIAALVGVAPLNCDSGKRRGKRRVWGGRSDVRSVLYMAVLSAKKYNPVIRDFYNRLKEAGKPHKVAAVASMRKLITILNAMVRSGQPWGQYAHAA